TCATATGCCATGAAACCAAGCACAGAAAAGATGGCAAAGCCGGCTACAAAGCTGGTTAAACTGTTCAGCAGGCACAGGTAAACACAATCTCTGTAAGTGAAATGTTGGAAAATTAGTAAACTCTAATccaaattgcaaaaaaaaaaatgaagtctGATTTTTGCAGAGGGGTATAGAGTATAATGAGCAaggatataaatataaaaacctGTAGCAGTTGTTGCTGTATTTGTTGTAACTTCCTAAAGCTGTCAAAACGCCTGTGCAAACTCCATAGGAGTAGAAAATTTGGCTACCAGCATCCATCCACACCTGAAAATGTTGGAAGAGATTTAGTTCAGTTTAGGTTTGTAATAATACAAGTGATGATTAGAGcatcaaataaatgtttaataGTAGGCTAGTACCTCTGGATCAGTGAGGCGGGACGGGTCTGGGTAGAGGTAGAACTTGATTCCATCTTTGGCTCCCGGTAATGTAAGGCCACGAACCAGCAACACCACCAGCATCAAATATGGAAATGTAGCAGTGAAGTAGACCACCTGAGACAGAACCGGCATCCAATTCAGTTTTTGGGTCACTAAGAGTCAATACTTTatgatataataatattttccataatatcagatgtaaaaaaacataatgtgaAGATTCTGCCATACCTTTCCTGTGGACTTCACTCCTTTCCAGACACAAAAGTAACAGATCACCCAGGCAAGTAGCAGACAAAGGGCCAAATCCCACCGAACATTGCCGATTTCTTCAATTCCACCAGACAAGCCCAATATTCTCCTCCTATAATGAAATTTATTTAGGAACATGCAaaaagcgtaaaaaaaaaaaacagctgtccTTACATGACGTTTTAATTTGTACTACTTACTCCCAAAACTCTACGACTGAAGATGTTGTGTTTCCATGGAGATGCTCAGTGAATGTATGATTCTGACCATGCTCAAAACAGCCATCTAAGAGGAAGTTGTAAAATATTACACAGGAATTACTACTGATGTACTGCAGCTTGGAAAACAATTAGAAACCTGATTAACACATTAAACACAATGCTCAagctgtgtgtgtcacagctTGAAATCAAGATCTTAGTACCTGTGTTCCAACTGTTTTGACAACTTGCCCAAGGAAGCTCGGAGTTGAAGGAAGAAAACAGGTAGAGGAAGGCCCAAGCCAGTATGATGATGTAATATACCCCAGTGTACAAAACAACCACTTGGCTTCCATAGCCCAAGCCTGTTGAGAGATATTGATGTTTTACTTTAACACTGAAACAATGAAAAGACActactttgtttttactttgcatTGACTTAGTAGAGGTATCTGACATTACGTGGGTTGATGTCCTATGAAATGTTGTCTCCAGTGAGAATGTgcctccactgatggtcaggtATTTTTTGTACCCTCCCAACCAGAATGAGACCCAACCAGAACCCACTTTGCATGAGGCTAGGGTTATCAGGGCTACTTTAAAATACAAACCAAAAATGGGACATCTGATACTGAGGTAACACCAGTGATGTAAACCCACCTCATTTTCCAAATTACACCAATTGTCCCAAGGGGGGCAGCTACAGGAATGATGTACTGAATGATTACAAACTAGTAATTTGTACTTTTGTCCATATATCACCAAAGGGGAGGTGCTACAATTACAcatcaaaacaaggtgacatactATATATGTCACTGATTGGCTGTGAGGGGGGCTGCATTATTTGTGTGGGAcatgtttaatgttgccttgtcTTATTAAACTAATTGTTACATGCAGTTGTTTGTAGCATTTATTTCTTCTCAGAATTGATATAAAAATCATGCTACAACCTTGAACATCTTGAAAATTTACCTTCAAAGAGTGGGCATATTTTCCTCCAACATGTTACTCCACCCTGACTGGTGTACTGGCCCAAAGATGTCTCCAGGAAGAAGAGCGGAATGCCACAGGTGAACAAGAACAGAACATAAGGTATGAAGAAAACCCCTTTAAAAAGAGATTGAAGATTTTGTTAAAACATTGATCATATTCAATACATTTGTACACACTAAAAAGGTGTTGCAAAAAGGAATATAGTAAGGTGGTGTGGTTCTGCTTATAAATGTTATTATGTGGAGAATCTGTCCTTGAAGATTATAAGGCTGCTAAAGAGGTATGGGTATCATTTTTGTAGAGGCCTGCATCATGGGTGTAGGAAGCAGTTGGCCATTGGGGGGGACAGATTTGACTACTGGGGTCCGGGGGCAtgctcagcaggaggaaatttTTTCAAAAAACAGCTCTGCAATACTCATTTCTAGTAACTTTTAAAAAGGctatctgaaaataaagaaagaatgactcAGGTGCTAAGTGACAGATCAGGCTTTATGTGTTGGTTACAGCAGGCTTTCAGCCAATCTATCTAGTTTCACCTGTTtctaattaataataatacaataacaataataataatttccgtCTTCgtattacagtgttttatgtagttgtattttccttccaactaactgcactgatattatctggtttctagtcatttattttttgggtGCACTGGTCCTTTTTAAGAGCcgagtgtgttttttctccaagccctgctacaacactgactggctttaGCTTGAAAAGATGTTAATTATAAAGTACATACAAAAAGCCAGCACTGTACCTGTTCCCTTGCAGTAGAATAACGAGCCATGCAAAGAAACGTTTCAGACAAGATGCAAGCCATCCAATATGGTGAAgaattaagtttaagtttatcTGCAAAACAACTAGGCCTAACCTACCTTGCCTTTTTAAAAATCAGCACAGATGAAAATAttgtgctgtaataatatcagagaaagattacatacttGCAAGCATACAGGACACTGAGGCAAATAGACAAAGTATTGTCTTTACATAACTGACGGACAgatgtctgtgctttttggaagcagtggcaacaaagctattgaccttttgttgttgacagtcatgaaaaCTAGCTTTATAtaactttttacacatttattcctccttggcgcaaTATCATATGTTTCATTTGCTGtacatcctcttttttttctctctctctctctctatcggcaCCTGACCAGTCGTGTTGATTGGACATCTTGCtgtttgattaccatgaatttcttcattATGAGTGACACTTTAACGGCCCCGTGCTCGCTGACTgttctgctccatcagatcaagtgaagaggcatcactctgctcacaatataaatgtatttattttttctacacagttaatatcattccattgtcgtcacatcagaatgtaagccattatattctttacaatctgcctttgcgggACAAAACGTCAGTGGAATGATTTTAATAGATAATTAAGatatttaatttagggccagagtgacacctcttcacatgatctatgcagctttgtttttggctgcagtTTGGAGCGCTGCCTTGGCTGCTGTCTGTTCCTCACTGATATAAAGCCCTATCAAGTCTATTTCTTGTGGCACACTTTTTTCATATGGAGATACTTCATTCAACTTCATTCCACATTGCACGAAGTCaaaggcttttcaaaataaaagttgattGATTCTTCAATGCGGAGGCAAAATAACACAATGTCGTGGTTTATTTTTTGAGGGGGACATTTTAAACATCTTTTAATATTggaggggacatgtcccccctgTCCCCCGTGCTTCCTACGCCCATGGCCCTGCATTAAGAAATCGTTACACCATTGTGGGCAAAACACGTGGCCATACAGGTCAGCCGTTTACTGGACACAGTTAATAGGCAAATTGTGTCATCTTGTACATGCACACCTGTGTTTGATTTGGATGTTCTCGCCTCCCCCAGATCAAACTAAAGGGGGTAAATTCTTCATGGTTTGACTCAGGAACTAAAAGCAAGGCAGATGTGGTGccataaatgtaataaaaacaggTATTCTGATTattcttcattcattctctctcctggATAAGATTTTGACTGCAAGCAAGCAAGACGTCACACTGCAGAAAGAATGGTAACaatctcactctgtctcacctCACATACATATTTAattcacaatgaaataaaagccCCACAACAATTATGATATATTTACCTCCTCCATTTTTGTAGCAAAGGTAAGGAAACCTCCAGACATTTCCCAGACCGATGATGTGTCCTGCTACTGCCAGGAAGAATTCTATTTTATTGCCCCATTTTTCCCTCTCCTGAGGTTTGGGTTGAGGATGCTCCATACTGCTCCCAAGGTTCATCAGATTCATTTTCCCCTCTGCGTTGTTTCTGTGGTCCATTTCAACCTTGGGCAAGGAATCAATAAGTGTTCATGAATGTGCTGTATAGCTGTTATGAAGCTGTTTTTCAGCCGTTATGAATGTTATAAACTGGAGTACATGTTTACCTGATCACAACTGTTTGAATAGGAATCTATAGATAGAGTCTATAGAGGGGTCCCCTGATATGAACATTTTCTATAATGAAAAATTCCTAACTGAATTAAAATGACTGCAATAACAGTTTAATTTCTATGCAGTTGAGGAACCGGGTGGCAGGAATTTTTCCAAATTCAATATCAATTTGTCAAAAAAGGTTGGGAACACCTGGTCAATGACTCAAGCAGTGTTGGTAAGTCAAATGTAAGTGAAATGTTTCAGCAACGCACACAGAATAAATAACCCATTAAGCAACAATCTACAGTATTTTGTGTTTAATTCCTACTTGtatcttgtatttttctaaataAACCGTCATTGTTCCATTGCTACAGTTGCTTAGACACAAGTAAGTCattgtgtatgaatgtgaagcaagtcccaagtcaagtcacaagTACAGTAGGATCAAGTCAAACTTGAAGAGCTTGAGGCTATTTGGATGATAGAAAAATCTCAagtcaaaaataaacaataatctACATTTTAATCTACACGTTTGGTTCAAAGGGAaaattggaaaaagaaaatcctACTCTCCATCATTGTGTTTAGCTATTAGCTACTGAATTAAACCAAATTAACATGAAATTAAAACACTGGATAATATGCTGTATAGCTATTTTGCCAGAATAGTCTTGCAATGACAGCACTTGAATCAGATAACAAAATGAGGACAGAGCGGGGCAGAGGGTACCAGTCTCAAGAGTTTAGATTAGAGTGGTCTTTTGTTTGCAGTGGTGAATCATAGATGATGCTATGTGCATAAGGTTATAGCAGTGGTCACTATTTTTGAACTGATACAGATATGGATACACTAACCAAGTTAGTTAATGTTACCTAGCTAGCCTGAGATTTACccagcatattttacacattcaaCATACCACTGAGTGCACAAAGTCTGAGATAGTGAATGTAAATCTATAATTCTTGACCCACATGTTTTTCACACTACTACTCTCTTGTTATTTTCTATCAGGCTAATTatttcacttcacacacacaacacatcttGAGTAGATGCTGCTGTTAATGTGATTGAAACTAATACTGAACTAACTGCCCAAAGAAGCCTGACTTTTAGGAAGTGTCAGACTCAttctggttggctggttggcaaTAGCTTTCTCTACTCTCGTGCAGCGTCTGCTAGCACGACTATATGCAAATCGTTGGCTGGGGAGTCACTGCAGTCAAATACAGCATTTGGCCGGTGATACCTCAGAGCTGTCTCTCCCACCCTCACTTTTGATCTGACCCCAAACAGCTACCTGCTCCACAAAAGGAGCCATCAAATAGGGGTGGAGCCGAATCTGAATACGGTATTCGGAAAAGCACAAATAGTGGGTTTTGTACGAATATTTATTTCGtacaaatatttttaaaattattttttttttgggaagaaaaaaaaaaacatgtcaaataacAACACGCAGGTCAGGACTCGTAGTTTAGCGAGGTTACAtcgctgtctccgtctctctcctctgctgtctgtctatgtgtcatGGATGTATAAATGGCTGCAGGTCTGTGTCTGGTGGAGCTGATCTTTGGGTGAGTCAGCGCAGTCATCCGTGGTCTGGGAGACCGGAGTTCAAGACCCGCTGTGGGAACCCTCCTTTGCAAAATAGTTTATTGAAGAAcacttattttaacactttaatatcctaaaattagaagtgtaataaaaacaaaaacaggattgttacgcctatttccacttttattcgaatacaaatacaaataattttgctgcctcaacaaatacagatacaaatacaaataattttgcaCTGGGCTCTCTGCACATCCCTACCATCAAACTCAGACAATGAACCAAACATTCCTAAATGACCAAATGAGTGGGTTATAGCTATCTTGGGTGTCGCGACTCGTGAAGACTTCCAGAGCCTATTCAATAACACCCATCACTGGCTCAGTAAGCTTCGGATTTGACTTAACAACTCAGAGTATTCAACAAAGATTTAACAAAATATGCTGATTAGGAACAAACTTGCTGTGCTTGTTTCCCTTGCTCATTCCTGAGGTGTAACTCACCTTCCCATTCAATCATATATTACCTACTCTACATAATTTATCAGCTCTGATTTGGTCAGCTGATTCTTACAAACAAATGTACTTTTCCTTTGACCTACTTGTAGCCTATATATGAAATAACAGTTTATGACAAATTTGTCTGcatgaaatgactgaatgatgaatgtttttaaacctagaatatgtatgtgtttgaTATTGTTGAAAGGATTAAGTCTTAGCTGTCATGTAAAGTTAGTTGCATCTCTATCACATAAACACTCATGCCCATGTTCTTGTCACTGTTctcccggcacctattgcacgctcagccactcaaggtttcttccatttttttcctaaCAAGTTTTTTTgcatgggagtttttccttgtatgcatggagggtctaaggctggtggtgctgggTAGGTTAAGCTATGTAGAATGAGTAGGTTGTTATGTCTTgctataatctgtttttgtgtcttgctcttcctgatgtttgtcctatat
This DNA window, taken from Centroberyx gerrardi isolate f3 chromosome 5, fCenGer3.hap1.cur.20231027, whole genome shotgun sequence, encodes the following:
- the LOC139922233 gene encoding sodium- and chloride-dependent GABA transporter 2-like isoform X1, with the protein product MDHRNNAEGKMNLMNLGSSMEHPQPKPQEREKWGNKIEFFLAVAGHIIGLGNVWRFPYLCYKNGGGVFFIPYVLFLFTCGIPLFFLETSLGQYTSQGGVTCWRKICPLFEGLGYGSQVVVLYTGVYYIIILAWAFLYLFSSFNSELPWASCQNSWNTDGCFEHGQNHTFTEHLHGNTTSSVVEFWERRILGLSGGIEEIGNVRWDLALCLLLAWVICYFCVWKGVKSTGKVVYFTATFPYLMLVVLLVRGLTLPGAKDGIKFYLYPDPSRLTDPEVWMDAGSQIFYSYGVCTGVLTALGSYNKYSNNCYRDCVYLCLLNSLTSFVAGFAIFSVLGFMAYEQGIDISMVAESGPGLAFIAYPRAVALMPVPQLWAIFFFVMIIFLGLDSEFVYHEALVTAISDMYPSFFQIPCRRKLLLLGISVGSFLIGLLMVTEGGLYVFQLFDYYACSGMTLLVFAILQSVCVGWVYGADRLYDNIQDMIGYRPWPFMKYCWQYFTPAICTCTFVFSLVKYTPLKFNNTYEYPWWGYTIGGFFTLSSTLMVPLWMLYAMSVTPGTLRQRVKALCTPAKDLSSATPKKALNCEAFQTFTELYTLRMTETPADNRAQRTSIVEL